The genomic segment CGTGCCCATGTCGCGCCGCACCGTGTCGGGGTCGAACCCGGGCCGGCTGGCCAAACCGGGCAGGAACCCGGTGTCGTAGTTGATCCCGCGACCGTGCATCACTCGTCTCTGCTGGGATCGTCGGACGTCGCGGTGTCGGTCCCGCCAGCGGGCACCGACCCCCGGGCGACACCGGGTGACGCGGCCCCGGCACCGGTCTCGCCGAGCGCGTCGGGCGGTGTGGTCTCGGCGTGCGTCTCGCCGAGCGCGTCGGGCGAAGTGGTCCCGGCAGCGGTCCCGCTGGCGGTGGACCCGGCGCCGGTCTCGTCGAGCCCCTGGATGCCGCGGGCCAGCAGGTCGAAGGCGAGCTCGACGTCGGCGGCGAGGGCGCGGGCCGCGTCGACCGGCGGAACGCTCCCGGCCAGGCGCCGGAAGTACGCCTGCTGGATCGTCAGCGCGGTCGCGGCGAGCTGGGCGGCGACCAGCTCGGCGACGCGTTGCCCGTACGCCGGGGCCAGCGCGGCGGCGAGCGCCGCCTGTTGCCGGTGCCGCCGGGCGTGTGCCGCGGCGCCGAGCGTCGGGTTGTCGACGATCACCCGGATGCGGGTGAGCAGGTCGGCGATCTCGGGGCCGGTGGGCGTCTCGGCCGCGAGCGCACGGTAGTGGCCGCGGAGCGCGGTGACGGGGTCCTCGTCGGGGCGCCGGGCATCGACGACGCCGGCCAGGTCCTCGTCGCCGACGTCCTGCACGACCAGCGACTCCTTGGTCGGGAAGTAGCCGAACAGGCTGGCGCGGGAGACGTCGGCGGCGCTGGCGATCTCGGTCATCGTGACGGCGTCGAAGCCGCGCTCGGCGAACAGCCGGAGCGCGACCTCGGTGATGCGGTGGCGAGTCTGCGCCTTCTTGCGTTCCCGGAGCCCGGTCATGCCGGGAGCTTAAATCAGACTCGATGCAAAAACAAACTGAGTCCAGAGTTCAGTGCGTGGCCACCACGGTGGCGCAGCAGGCCAGGTAGAGCAGCTGTTCGAGGGTTCGGGGCAGCAGCGCGGTGTGCAGCCCGACGCGGTGCCGGGCGGCGTACACGTTGGCCGGGAACACCGCGAGCAGCAGCAGGCCGAGGCAGGCGGCGGCGAGCCGGTCGGTCACCGGTACCAGCAGGCCGACCGCGCCGAGCGCCTCCAGCGCGCCGGTGAGCCCGACCAGCAGGGCGGGCCGGGGCAGCCGCGGCGGCACCATCGCCGCCAGCTGGGCCTTCGGCGGGCCGAGCCGACCGGACGCGGCGACGAGGAACAGCAACGCGAGCCCCACCCGTACCGGGGTGCGCCAGCCGTCG from the Actinocatenispora thailandica genome contains:
- a CDS encoding TetR/AcrR family transcriptional regulator, which gives rise to MTGLRERKKAQTRHRITEVALRLFAERGFDAVTMTEIASAADVSRASLFGYFPTKESLVVQDVGDEDLAGVVDARRPDEDPVTALRGHYRALAAETPTGPEIADLLTRIRVIVDNPTLGAAAHARRHRQQAALAAALAPAYGQRVAELVAAQLAATALTIQQAYFRRLAGSVPPVDAARALAADVELAFDLLARGIQGLDETGAGSTASGTAAGTTSPDALGETHAETTPPDALGETGAGAASPGVARGSVPAGGTDTATSDDPSRDE
- a CDS encoding DoxX family protein, with product MTATTERPPSRASGTAARKAPPRLLRLVLGNITLTALLVGALGTAAIGLAVPALDGWRTPVRVGLALLFLVAASGRLGPPKAQLAAMVPPRLPRPALLVGLTGALEALGAVGLLVPVTDRLAAACLGLLLLAVFPANVYAARHRVGLHTALLPRTLEQLLYLACCATVVATH